In the genome of Cercospora beticola chromosome 2, complete sequence, one region contains:
- a CDS encoding uncharacterized protein (BUSCO:EOG0926229Z) has product MGKTKSGNSAPVGRLGRTTLVFDHGAHSIKAGFSTPGSEPKLEDCHPVANCVARSQRDKITYVGAELDDCGDFGELQIRRPVEKGYVVSWEAEKAVWERTIHDSRSQFKCDPHETNLIFTESPNAPGVLQRNADEMVFEEFEFHSLYRTISPALNAYAPSPFPDTATSAHGVPLECLLVVDSGHSHTTVTPLYYGRPLQQAIRRLDIGGKTLTAHLRSLLSRTMDMHREEWISQEIKEDTCYVCPTSQEFSSRLERVWKGGQKDPRDVDASIVVDYVLPDYEKLKRGFPRAHDPSKGAKMRRLGIGGQSEMVLPVGNERFTVPEILFTPSDIGMPQEGIAGTIMQSLESLPKGLWQAFLANVVAVGGTSLLPGFAERLENELRMKLDDGYELRVAKAEDPLKNAWLGGARMAQNEDLMKNLIVTRAEYLENGDVWTRRKFAGKVG; this is encoded by the coding sequence ATGGGAAAAACAAAATCGGGCAATTCAGCGCCAGTCGGCCGACTCGGAAGAACGACGCTCGTTTTCGACCATGGGGCACATTCTATCAAAGCCGGCTTCAGCACACCTGGATCGGAGCCGAAATTGGAAGACTGCCATCCAGTGGCCAACTGTGTAGCAAGATCGCAAAGAGACAAAATCACTTACGTTGGCGCCGAACTCGACGACTGTGGCGACTTTGGAGAACTGCAGATCCGAAGACCAGTCGAAAAGGGCTATGTAGTCAGCTGGGAGGCCGAGAAAGCAGTCTGGGAACGAACGATTCATGACAGCAGATCACAGTTCAAATGTGACCCGCACGAAACGAATCTGATATTTACGGAATCGCCGAATGCGCCTGGAGTCTTGCAGAGAAATGCCGATGAGATGGTCTTTGAGGAATTCGAGTTTCATTCGCTTTACAGGACGATTTCACCCGCACTCAACGCCTATGCTCCGTCGCCGTTTCCGGATACAGCAACATCAGCTCACGGCGTGCCGCTGGAGTGCCTCCTCGTCGTGGACTCCGGCCACTCGCACACGACTGTCACACCGCTATACTATGGAAGACCTCTCCAGCAAGCAATCCGACGCCTCGATATCGGCGGCAAGACCTTGACAGCACATCTGCGATCTCTGTTATCGCGCACTATGGACATGCATCGCGAAGAATGGATCTCGCAAGAAATCAAAGAAGACACGTGCTACGTTTGTCCAACCTCACAAGAGTTCTCGTCACGACTGGAACGGGTCTGGAAAGGCGGACAGAAAGACCCACGAGATGTCGATGCAAGCATCGTTGTTGATTATGTCCTGCCCGATTACGAGAAACTCAAACGCGGGTTCCCGCGCGCACATGACCCGAGCAAAGGCGCGAAGATGAGACGACTGGGTATCGGAGGACAGAGTGAGATGGTGTTGCCTGTAGGGAATGAAAGGTTCACGGTGCCGGAGATTCTTTTTACGCCTTCTGATATTGGAATGCCTCAAGAAGGTATTGCGGGGACTATCATGCAGAGCCTTGAGAGTCTGCCTAAGGGACTATGGCAGGCGTTCTTGGCGAATGTAGTGGCAGTCGGAGGCACGAGTCTTCTGCCGGGCTTTGCCGAAAGGCTGGAGAATGAATTGAGGATGAAGCTGGATGATGGGTACGAATTGAGAGTCGCGAAGGCTGAGGATCCCCTGAAAAACGCGTGGCTAGGTGGTGCGAGAATGGCGCAGAACGAAGACCTGATGAAGAATCTGATTGTCACGCGAGCAGAGTATCTGGAAAACGGCGATGtttggacaagaagaaagttCGCTGGAAAAGTTGGGTGA